The Juglans microcarpa x Juglans regia isolate MS1-56 chromosome 8D, Jm3101_v1.0, whole genome shotgun sequence genomic sequence ACATAAAACCTATTAAACTGAGAAATCAGTCAAGTAAAAGCCCCTGTTTCCATGACTTCATCAttcaaatgataaatttaaacaCGATTGAACAATTTCATGTTGTGGAATATTCTCCCTGCCCAATCTTAAGTGATATACTGATAGGTCACTTGGCCCAAAACGATCTAATAACTCTACTTCATGTCTCTTAGTTTTCTTAAATTCAGATATACTTTCATCATTgccttttgtattttgtaataacTAAACTACATTGGAGGAACCGCATTACAAGAAGTTTAGAAATGAGAATAACTTTGCAGTTTATCTGATGTTGGAggcaatatttttaaaataaaaaattagcatCCAGATGTTTGCTTTTCCTTGGAGTTTGTGTTCTATGACTATGATTGCCTTGAATGAATTAAAATACCATGTCTTGCAAGTTTAATTAGTTCTTGTTGCTTCTCTGACTGTTTTACTGTTATTTGGTTAAAAAATTGGAGATTTGACACTTTAAATCCATCCACAATAAGATGtgattcttttctttctttgataaGTTTTTCACATTTCATTAAGAGCGCAAAGGGATGCAATCCAAGTACACAGAGCATTCAAGAGAAAGCACCCAATTAGAGAGGGAAGACAAAAACCTAGGGAAAAGTAACTTGTATGTATCAGTAAGTTGTATTGTATATGACACTCAAGCTTTAGCATGCAACGTGATTGTGAAAGCCATTGCTCCTGGATGTTGCCTTGCAGTGCTGATATGCTTCTCGTAGATTTTATTTGCTGACATATTTTCTGTTGCTGATACCAGAGCCAAGTTATGCTGCTTTCCACGATGAAGAATGGGGGGTTCCTGTACATGATGACAAGTATGGGATCAGAACATTGCTTGCTTCCATATTGATTGAAGGGGTACcccttttttatatttgattatattacCAGTTTTGGCTTTTTGCTGAATATCCCCAATCTCATCCAGGAAATTGTTTGAGCTGCTTGTCCTTTCTGGTGCTTTGGCTGAACTTACATGGCCTGCCATTTTAATCAAAAGGCATATCTTTAGGTATTCTTCCTGAAAATtcaattatgttttttatttatcaacaCATCCATGTCTGAACTTTTGACCATGACATAACTTGTTTCTTGAAGTCATGTTCCCATCCTTGCTTCTTGGTCTTCTTATTTCCTGAAAATATTCTTTTGCAGGGAAGTATTTGCAGATTTTGATCCTGTTGCTGTCTCAAAGTttaatgaaaagatgataatAGCACCAGGAAGCACGGCAAGCTCTCTCTTATCAGAGCTAAAACTACGTGCTATCATTGAGAATGCACGTCAAATATCTAAGGTAGATTCTCGTATTCTTATGGCACTTTTTAGATTTCCATCTGCAGAAGATGCATGTACCAGGGGCAGCTTAGTTATCATTTGGTCATGTCGGTTAGGTGAACAAAGTAGTTGAACTGTAGTCCTGTTCCATGTGCAATTTGTGTACTGTACAGGacaaacttatttatatattaagccTGACATATTATACCTTATTTCAAGAGTTACTCATGCACCTAATCATTTCTTGTTTTCAACATGCCAACTTTCTTAGTTGGCATTTGGCAAGGCCTATCGTTCATCAGTTTTGATGATTTCCAGCAGTTTGGGTCATTTATCACAAACCATTTTACGAATGTGTAATAATTGGACATTCCTCAATTGCTATATGCTGATGCCAGGTCATAGATGAGTTTGGGTCATTTGGCAAGTATATCTGGAGCTTTGTAAACCACAAGCCTATAGTCAGCAGGTTCCGATATCCTCGCCAAGTTCCGGTGAAAACTCCAAAAGCCGATGCTATAAGCAAAGACCTAGTGAGACGGGGATTCCGGAGTGTGGGACCCACTGTCATATACTCGTTTATGCAGGTTGCAGGAATAACAAATGACCATCTCATTAGTTGCTTCAGATTCCAGGAGTGTGTAGCTGCAGCAGAAGGGAGGGAAGAGAATGGCATCAAGTTACACAAGGCTGGAGAAACAAACCCCGATAATGTGGTGGAGTCAGAACTATCTGTTGCTATTGATGTTTTGAGTTCCTCTTCGGAATAATGAACAAAATGTCTTGGTTGGGTGGCAGGTGGAGCTCCAGGCTCAGTCATCGGTTTACCTTGTTGACATGTTCACGGCTACTCATTGACATGTTCGCAGCTACACTGAGTGGTAATGGAGGTGAAGGTGCTGTGTGTATAAAACTTCCTGAATTCCTAATTATCATGGATTCCTAGTTTGTAGATTACTAGAATGAATGAATTTAACCGGTGATTGTGCTGTCAATGGGGCTTATCGAGAGAACCTTGAGATTTGATGTACAATTTTTTGTACAGTTTTAGTTTAGAAGATTagtaattagaatttttttctcaacgCATTTTTGCATAAGAAGATAGGAAACAAAATTTCTGTTCATTCTGCACCATCTGAATCCATGACTTTACATTTCAAGAGGGCGGAATTGGTTGTTACCCAAAAGCCGAAGGCTACCTTATATTGTGCTTTTCAGCTAGAACTTAAAAATCGATGTCATCTGATGGGTAACAATGATTTGGTAG encodes the following:
- the LOC121242979 gene encoding uncharacterized protein LOC121242979 — encoded protein: MMSGAPRVRSMNVSDSEARPVLGPAGNGNKTGLLIARKPGAKPLRKMEKSAGEATLAEDMKACKSSRVATSSPQLHSVNVSSMLRRHEQLLHFNLSLSASCSSDASTDSFHSRASTGRLIRSNSVGSRRKPSASKPRSVVSDGGLESLPEGLQTKKRCAWLTPNAEPSYAAFHDEEWGVPVHDDKKLFELLVLSGALAELTWPAILIKRHIFREVFADFDPVAVSKFNEKMIIAPGSTASSLLSELKLRAIIENARQISKVIDEFGSFGKYIWSFVNHKPIVSRFRYPRQVPVKTPKADAISKDLVRRGFRSVGPTVIYSFMQVAGITNDHLISCFRFQECVAAAEGREENGIKLHKAGETNPDNVELQAQSSVYLVDMFTATH